The Saprospiraceae bacterium genome includes a window with the following:
- a CDS encoding MarC family protein, producing MNVQEILSVTLILFSVIDIVGIIPVIIDMKKKGVHIESAKAVLVSMLIMVAFLFTGEGILRMLGVDVQSFAVAGALIIFFIGLEMILGIKLFREQHGSESLKGTVVPVAFPLIAGAGTMTTIISLKAKYETMDILIAIVINIILVYIVLKSSNWIQSKLGDAGAAVLRKVFGIILLAISIKLFKENFHLVITPDKKLGFISALT from the coding sequence ATGAATGTGCAGGAGATTTTGTCGGTGACTTTGATACTGTTTTCGGTGATCGATATAGTGGGTATAATACCGGTTATCATTGATATGAAAAAGAAAGGTGTGCATATTGAATCAGCCAAAGCGGTGTTAGTGTCTATGTTGATTATGGTAGCATTTCTTTTTACAGGTGAGGGTATTCTGAGGATGCTGGGTGTTGATGTTCAGTCATTTGCAGTGGCAGGAGCTTTGATAATATTTTTTATAGGTCTTGAGATGATTTTGGGTATTAAATTATTCCGGGAACAACATGGTTCAGAATCTTTAAAAGGTACAGTCGTGCCTGTGGCTTTTCCTCTTATTGCCGGTGCAGGAACGATGACGACCATTATATCGCTAAAGGCAAAATATGAAACTATGGACATACTCATAGCGATAGTGATTAATATTATTTTGGTATATATCGTCCTGAAATCATCCAACTGGATCCAGTCAAAATTAGGTGATGCAGGTGCTGCTGTACTCAGAAAAGTATTTGGTATAATATTACTTGCGATTTCAATCAAACTTTTCAAAGAAAACTTCCATCTGGTCATTACTCCTGATAAGAAGCTGGGTTTTATATCCGCTTTGACCTGA
- a CDS encoding aldehyde dehydrogenase family protein: MNTSFLKKLNLHKKNEGTWTGLKSFKSEKYIESYSPVDDNLIGSVSVTSRKDYEKVIKTAQKAFVIWREIPAPKRGEIVRQYGDALRKHKDELGKLVSYEMGKSLQEGYGEVQEMIDICDFAVGLSRQLYGLTMHSERPYHRMYEQWHPLGIVGIISAFNFPVAVWSWNAMIAMVCGDVCVWKASEKAPLCAIACQNILHKVLKENKVPEGVSCIITGDYTVGEWMTNDNRVPLISATGSTRMGKIVGTAVAQRLGRSLLELGGNNAIIVTPSADLNLVLTGALFGAVGTCGQRCTSTRRLILHEDIYEEAKLKLSKAYKQLKIGNPLDSKNHVGPLIDKSAVDAYLNALQLAEEQGANILVPGGVLKGKEYQSGCYVKPAIVEAENHMAIVQHETFAPILYLLKYSGGVENAIAIQNDVPQGLSSAIMTTNLREAEKFLSAAGSDCGIANVNIGTSGAEIGGAFGGEKETGGGRESGSDSWKAYMRRQTNTINYSTTLPLAQGIKFDL; the protein is encoded by the coding sequence ATGAATACTTCTTTCTTAAAAAAATTAAACCTTCACAAAAAAAACGAAGGCACCTGGACTGGCTTGAAATCATTCAAATCTGAAAAATATATCGAATCTTATTCACCCGTGGACGACAATCTGATCGGCAGCGTAAGTGTTACATCCAGGAAAGACTATGAAAAAGTTATAAAAACTGCTCAGAAGGCTTTTGTTATCTGGCGGGAAATCCCCGCTCCCAAAAGGGGTGAAATCGTAAGACAATACGGAGATGCATTGCGGAAACATAAAGATGAATTGGGAAAACTGGTATCTTATGAAATGGGCAAAAGCCTGCAGGAAGGATACGGAGAAGTGCAGGAAATGATTGATATCTGTGATTTTGCAGTTGGATTGTCCAGACAGTTGTATGGACTTACTATGCATTCTGAGCGTCCATACCACAGAATGTACGAACAATGGCATCCTTTGGGCATAGTGGGTATCATTTCGGCTTTTAACTTCCCGGTTGCAGTATGGTCCTGGAATGCTATGATTGCTATGGTGTGCGGCGATGTATGTGTATGGAAAGCAAGTGAAAAAGCTCCGTTGTGTGCCATTGCATGTCAGAATATTTTGCATAAAGTGCTTAAAGAAAATAAAGTTCCGGAAGGGGTAAGTTGTATCATCACAGGAGATTATACGGTTGGCGAATGGATGACAAATGATAACAGAGTTCCTTTGATTTCTGCTACTGGAAGTACTCGAATGGGTAAAATTGTAGGTACTGCTGTTGCGCAGCGATTGGGCAGAAGTTTGCTGGAATTGGGCGGCAATAATGCAATCATTGTGACCCCTTCCGCAGATTTAAATCTGGTATTGACAGGTGCACTTTTTGGTGCAGTCGGCACCTGCGGTCAGAGATGTACTTCCACAAGGAGGTTGATTTTGCATGAAGACATCTATGAAGAAGCAAAATTAAAACTTTCCAAAGCATACAAACAACTGAAAATAGGAAATCCACTTGATTCCAAAAATCATGTGGGTCCGTTAATTGACAAATCGGCGGTGGATGCATATCTGAATGCGCTTCAGTTAGCTGAAGAACAAGGTGCCAATATTCTGGTTCCCGGTGGTGTTTTGAAAGGAAAAGAATATCAAAGTGGCTGTTACGTCAAACCAGCCATCGTAGAAGCTGAAAATCACATGGCCATCGTACAGCACGAAACTTTCGCTCCAATCCTGTATCTCCTTAAATACAGCGGAGGTGTTGAAAATGCCATCGCTATCCAAAACGATGTGCCGCAAGGATTATCTTCAGCCATCATGACGACCAATCTTCGCGAAGCAGAAAAATTTCTGTCCGCAGCAGGTTCAGATTGTGGTATCGCTAATGTAAACATCGGTACCAGCGGTGCTGAAATCGGCGGTGCTTTCGGTGGTGAGAAAGAAACAGGCGGAGGACGCGAATCAGGTTCAGATAGCTGGAAAGCGTATATGCGAAGACAAACCAATACAATTAATTACAGTACAACCCTGCCATTGGCACAGGGGATAAAGTTTGATTTGTAG
- a CDS encoding ATP-grasp domain-containing protein, with translation MKLVYLYTRSELTPWKENVNEETLAFLKVHTPAGIQPEVLHFEGFDDEMLNQLRKYDLVFNLCYGYKDAGQVEVAAWLEHNGIPHTASSFGSMTKAQDKSLLPDICAGLNLSTPDIYYDTELLNDHQLYIAKPRKGSCHRNISIETGVWMKTHLEARKNDLIIQPYISGREFSVGVIPRQDGNYYLALPPVEIEPMENMDVYIAGNSFGKTSRNLSPFISDDLEEDLMYQAEILHKTIGLKTMSRTDFRVSKDGTIYVLDVNAMPNLDPDKSLMPALCLHHGVSVTELIKRIVKNHEYTRLQTINNYRQKIYTDEYLMV, from the coding sequence ATGAAACTTGTTTATCTATACACCAGGTCTGAGTTGACCCCATGGAAAGAAAATGTTAATGAAGAAACGCTTGCCTTTCTAAAGGTACATACGCCTGCCGGTATACAACCCGAAGTCCTGCACTTCGAAGGTTTTGATGATGAAATGCTGAATCAGTTAAGAAAGTATGACCTTGTCTTTAATCTGTGTTACGGATATAAAGATGCCGGGCAAGTAGAGGTAGCAGCTTGGTTGGAACATAACGGGATACCACACACGGCTTCATCTTTCGGAAGTATGACAAAGGCTCAGGATAAATCACTATTACCAGATATTTGTGCCGGACTGAATTTATCTACACCGGATATCTATTATGACACTGAATTATTGAATGATCATCAATTGTATATTGCAAAACCCAGGAAAGGTAGTTGTCACAGAAATATCAGTATCGAGACCGGAGTATGGATGAAAACACATTTAGAAGCTCGAAAAAACGACCTGATTATACAGCCTTATATTTCCGGAAGAGAATTTTCAGTCGGCGTGATACCCCGTCAGGATGGAAATTATTATTTGGCACTACCGCCTGTTGAAATCGAACCCATGGAAAATATGGATGTTTACATAGCGGGAAACTCTTTTGGCAAAACAAGCCGGAATCTAAGTCCGTTCATTTCTGATGATCTGGAAGAAGACCTGATGTATCAGGCAGAAATTCTTCATAAAACCATCGGATTAAAAACGATGTCCCGGACTGATTTCAGGGTATCAAAAGACGGAACCATTTATGTGTTAGACGTAAATGCAATGCCCAATCTTGATCCTGATAAATCATTAATGCCTGCCTTATGTTTGCATCATGGTGTGTCAGTAACAGAACTAATAAAACGAATTGTAAAAAATCATGAATACACCAGACTGCAAACAATTAACAATTACAGGCAGAAAATATACACGGATGAGTATCTGATGGTGTAA
- a CDS encoding type II toxin-antitoxin system RelE/ParE family toxin codes for MKSGFKLLWTSNALKELDETFEYLETNFSAKELNQLANKIENICELISKNPNIFPISKHYDVHSGNP; via the coding sequence ATGAAAAGTGGCTTTAAATTATTGTGGACTTCCAATGCTTTAAAGGAGTTGGATGAGACATTTGAATATTTAGAAACAAACTTTAGTGCTAAGGAACTTAATCAGCTAGCCAATAAAATAGAAAATATCTGTGAACTAATATCCAAAAATCCAAATATTTTCCCTATTTCCAAACATTACGACGTCCATAGTGGCAATCCATAA
- a CDS encoding GNAT family N-acetyltransferase, with amino-acid sequence MFDKVKPSERLRFELLVESNLVHLYRIFKENDNPYVTEDYKDFDKLKMYYADMQQLRTSQSKYAGYDWLLRLKDSETYIGVISIYDLSRETINDKDRKCSLGFAIGDAFRRKYFATESIQHIFNFVKNDLDRSLVLAYTNNENLASIRLLQKFGFEDVTDEYTGGSDIQFYHLEI; translated from the coding sequence TTGTTTGACAAAGTAAAGCCTTCAGAAAGACTCAGGTTCGAACTTTTAGTTGAATCAAATCTGGTTCACTTATACCGGATATTTAAGGAAAACGATAATCCTTATGTGACGGAAGATTATAAGGACTTCGACAAACTAAAAATGTATTATGCTGATATGCAACAACTCCGGACATCTCAATCAAAATATGCCGGTTACGATTGGCTGCTGCGACTTAAAGATTCTGAGACATATATCGGGGTCATCAGTATTTATGATTTGTCAAGAGAGACGATAAATGATAAAGACCGAAAATGTTCGTTGGGTTTTGCAATTGGCGATGCTTTCAGAAGGAAATATTTTGCAACAGAATCTATTCAACATATTTTTAATTTTGTCAAAAATGATTTAGACAGATCGTTGGTCTTGGCATATACCAATAATGAAAACCTTGCTTCTATACGATTGCTTCAAAAGTTTGGATTTGAAGATGTGACGGATGAGTATACAGGTGGATCAGATATACAGTTTTATCATCTGGAAATTTGA
- a CDS encoding glycine--tRNA ligase, with amino-acid sequence MDFKNLIAHCKEYGFIFQSSEIYDGLSAVYDYGPYGVELKNNIKEYWWKSMVQMHENIVGIDAAIFMHPKTWKASGHVDAFNDPLVDNKDSKKRYRADQLIEGYAEKIEAKNLKDIEKAKARFGDSFDEEQFRATNDRVLERQKQIDDALGRLAKAMGDGNMEALKGLIDEFEIVCPESGSRNWTEVRQFNLMFNTQLGNIAGEEGKLYLRPETAQGIFVNFLNVQKSTRQKIPFGIAQIGKAFRNEIVARQFIFRMREFEQMEMQFFIRPGTEMDWYNFWKTTRLNWHKAIGTSPTKLRFHDHVNLAHYANAAVDIEFEFPFGFRELEGIHSRTDFDLTQHQELSGKKLQYFDPELNENYVPYVVETSIGCDRMFLAMVANALQEENVPDADGQDSTRVVMKLHPALAPVKVAVLPLLKNKEELTSVASDIYNKLKLSFNCQYDEKDAIGRRYRRQDAIGTPYCVTVDFETLENGTVTIRDRDTLLQHRIKIEDIRSIVEEKVSMTGLLLNQ; translated from the coding sequence ATGGATTTTAAAAATTTGATTGCCCACTGTAAAGAATACGGATTTATTTTTCAATCCAGCGAAATATACGATGGATTAAGTGCTGTTTATGATTATGGTCCATATGGAGTGGAACTGAAAAATAATATTAAAGAGTACTGGTGGAAGAGTATGGTACAAATGCATGAGAATATTGTCGGTATTGATGCCGCTATATTTATGCACCCCAAAACCTGGAAGGCTTCCGGTCATGTGGACGCTTTTAATGATCCGTTGGTGGATAATAAAGACTCCAAAAAAAGATATCGTGCAGATCAGCTTATCGAAGGGTATGCAGAAAAAATTGAAGCAAAGAACCTGAAAGATATTGAAAAAGCTAAAGCCCGTTTTGGCGACTCTTTTGATGAAGAGCAATTCAGGGCTACCAATGATCGTGTACTCGAAAGACAAAAACAGATAGACGACGCTTTAGGCAGATTGGCAAAAGCAATGGGTGATGGCAATATGGAAGCACTCAAAGGCCTGATCGATGAATTTGAAATAGTATGTCCGGAAAGTGGTTCCAGAAACTGGACAGAGGTAAGACAATTCAACCTTATGTTTAACACTCAATTGGGTAATATTGCAGGAGAAGAAGGTAAACTCTACCTGAGACCGGAAACAGCTCAGGGAATATTTGTCAACTTTCTGAATGTACAGAAATCTACCAGACAAAAAATACCATTTGGAATCGCACAGATAGGCAAGGCTTTCAGAAATGAGATCGTAGCCCGACAGTTTATCTTTCGTATGAGAGAGTTTGAACAAATGGAAATGCAGTTTTTTATACGTCCCGGTACGGAGATGGACTGGTATAACTTTTGGAAAACCACGAGATTGAACTGGCATAAAGCTATTGGAACTTCTCCCACTAAATTAAGATTCCACGATCACGTTAATCTGGCACACTATGCCAATGCGGCAGTTGATATTGAGTTTGAATTTCCATTTGGCTTCAGAGAATTGGAAGGTATTCATTCCAGAACAGATTTTGACCTTACGCAGCATCAGGAACTCTCAGGTAAAAAACTTCAGTATTTCGATCCGGAGTTGAATGAAAATTATGTTCCTTATGTAGTAGAGACATCTATCGGATGTGACCGTATGTTTCTGGCAATGGTTGCGAATGCTCTTCAGGAAGAGAATGTACCTGATGCCGACGGGCAGGACTCAACCAGAGTGGTGATGAAACTACATCCTGCCCTGGCACCTGTAAAAGTCGCAGTATTACCACTTTTGAAAAATAAAGAGGAACTGACCTCCGTAGCTTCTGACATCTACAACAAGCTGAAACTTTCTTTTAATTGTCAGTATGACGAAAAAGACGCAATTGGTCGAAGGTACAGAAGGCAGGATGCAATCGGTACGCCGTATTGTGTCACCGTAGATTTTGAAACATTAGAGAATGGAACTGTAACCATAAGAGATAGGGACACATTATTACAACATAGGATAAAGATAGAGGATATCCGAAGTATTGTGGAAGAGAAAGTTTCCATGACGGGGTTGTTGTTGAATCAATAG
- a CDS encoding aldose 1-epimerase family protein, translating to MALHYLENDILIVEINTIGAELQRIYNKKTNLEYLWHGDPAHWGSRAPILFPIVGRLKNNTYHFNGKSYEMPQHGFARKMEFEVEKKSYDTIQFLLKSTDDTKKMFPFDFELRLGYRVDQNILIAGAEICNPSENESLLCSIGFHPAFNVPLVSGTSFDDYLLEFNKDESAESGRLEDGSISDMRFTAFEGGEMPLQYKLFEKDALLFWNLKSDVITLKSNKTDHGLQFRAENFPFYGIWTKPNAPYVCLEPWHGIADNLHRDGNIETKEGIMSIPEKTTFSCQYEVKCY from the coding sequence ATGGCCTTACACTATTTGGAAAATGATATTTTAATTGTTGAGATAAATACTATCGGTGCAGAACTGCAACGGATATACAACAAAAAAACAAACCTTGAATATCTCTGGCATGGCGATCCGGCACATTGGGGTTCGCGAGCTCCCATTCTTTTTCCTATAGTCGGAAGGCTAAAAAATAATACCTATCATTTTAATGGTAAATCGTATGAAATGCCACAGCACGGTTTTGCCCGAAAGATGGAATTTGAAGTAGAAAAAAAATCTTATGATACCATTCAGTTTTTACTAAAAAGTACAGATGACACCAAAAAAATGTTTCCATTTGACTTTGAATTAAGACTAGGTTATCGCGTCGATCAAAATATATTAATAGCCGGCGCAGAAATTTGTAATCCGTCTGAAAATGAATCGTTGTTGTGCAGTATTGGGTTTCATCCTGCTTTTAATGTTCCATTGGTCTCAGGGACTTCCTTTGATGATTACTTACTTGAATTCAACAAAGACGAAAGTGCTGAAAGCGGTCGATTGGAGGATGGGAGTATTTCTGATATGAGATTTACAGCATTTGAAGGGGGTGAAATGCCATTACAGTATAAACTATTTGAAAAAGATGCATTGCTTTTTTGGAATCTTAAATCCGATGTCATCACTTTAAAAAGTAATAAAACAGATCACGGTCTGCAATTCAGGGCTGAAAACTTCCCTTTTTATGGTATCTGGACCAAGCCAAATGCGCCTTACGTATGTCTGGAACCATGGCACGGTATAGCAGACAACTTACATCGCGATGGTAATATTGAAACAAAAGAAGGTATTATGTCCATTCCTGAGAAAACAACCTTCTCTTGTCAATATGAAGTAAAATGCTATTGA
- a CDS encoding CBS domain-containing protein has product MGEQKVSLVNDQKQMQRFVKSLLNDVSALEYMLENQWFESDITRIGAEQEMVMVQKDTFKPSLVAMEALDKMQDYPWVETELAKFNLETNLDPREFKGNCFSLLEQENIWKLNKIQEVLDTMDTSLVLTGILPTLRKYHLEMNNLTPKKRYYALMEALNGQLIGQAYELRILGIDELLVKHDSPLLEASNTSFQVHLQVAPKDFVKYYNIAQALAGPMMAISANSPIVFGKRLWHETRIALFQQSLDTRTTHDHMRERSPRVSFGRDWLHESILEIYREDIARFRVLLSSDVEEDSLAVIKSGQVPKLRALQVHNSTVYRWNRPCYGISENGKPHLRIENRILPSGPTVLDEVANACFWLGAMVGMADQVDDIRKNMAFVDARDNFGKAAKFGVDSKFTWFNDEKISAVDLVKELLPVAQKGLESRNIDPNDINRYLDVISERAKRHTNGARWMLRSYTKLIDTTSTDEALSVLTATMIKNQKSNKPVHEWELPNSSDLKLYQPSHLVVSEFMLTDLFTVQKDDIVDLVAELMDWNTIRYTPVEDTKGKLVGLVTARLILRHLLKSKNSKKTTLVSEIMLKNPHTVTQDTNILDAMRIMKEHKIGCLPVVNGEELVGLISESEFLKITARLLDRT; this is encoded by the coding sequence ATGGGAGAACAAAAAGTATCATTAGTAAATGATCAGAAGCAGATGCAGCGCTTTGTAAAGTCGTTGCTGAATGATGTAAGTGCATTGGAGTATATGCTTGAAAATCAATGGTTTGAATCCGATATTACACGTATCGGCGCAGAACAGGAAATGGTAATGGTCCAAAAAGATACTTTCAAACCGTCTTTAGTAGCGATGGAAGCCCTGGATAAAATGCAGGACTATCCGTGGGTTGAAACAGAACTGGCAAAATTTAACCTTGAGACAAATCTGGATCCCAGAGAATTTAAAGGAAATTGTTTCAGTCTTCTGGAGCAGGAAAATATCTGGAAACTAAATAAAATTCAGGAGGTTTTGGATACAATGGATACATCATTGGTTCTGACAGGAATACTCCCGACATTGCGCAAGTACCATCTGGAAATGAACAATCTGACACCTAAAAAGCGCTATTATGCACTGATGGAAGCTTTAAATGGTCAGTTGATTGGTCAGGCCTATGAGCTCAGAATATTGGGAATCGATGAATTGTTGGTTAAGCACGATTCACCACTTCTGGAGGCCAGCAACACCAGCTTTCAGGTTCATTTACAGGTAGCGCCCAAAGATTTTGTAAAATATTATAATATTGCTCAGGCATTGGCCGGTCCAATGATGGCCATTTCTGCCAATAGTCCTATTGTATTTGGGAAGAGGTTATGGCACGAAACACGTATCGCATTATTCCAGCAATCGTTAGATACTCGTACGACCCATGATCACATGCGTGAACGAAGCCCCAGAGTAAGTTTTGGGAGAGATTGGCTGCATGAATCCATTCTCGAAATATACAGAGAAGATATCGCGAGGTTTAGAGTACTTTTAAGTTCAGATGTGGAAGAAGATTCGCTTGCTGTGATTAAATCGGGGCAGGTACCTAAGTTGAGAGCCCTTCAGGTGCATAACAGTACAGTGTACAGATGGAACAGACCTTGTTATGGTATCAGTGAAAACGGAAAACCACATCTCAGAATAGAAAACAGGATTTTACCTTCAGGTCCAACAGTGCTTGATGAAGTAGCAAATGCCTGTTTCTGGTTGGGAGCGATGGTTGGAATGGCTGACCAGGTCGATGATATCCGCAAGAATATGGCTTTTGTAGATGCCAGAGATAACTTTGGAAAAGCAGCCAAGTTCGGTGTGGATTCAAAATTCACGTGGTTTAATGATGAAAAAATATCAGCAGTGGATCTTGTGAAAGAGTTGCTGCCTGTTGCTCAGAAAGGATTGGAGTCCAGAAATATCGATCCAAATGATATCAACAGATATCTCGATGTAATCAGTGAAAGAGCAAAACGTCACACCAATGGTGCCAGATGGATGCTGCGTTCATACACCAAACTGATAGATACTACCAGTACGGATGAGGCTTTGAGTGTGCTGACAGCTACCATGATTAAAAATCAAAAGAGTAATAAACCTGTTCACGAATGGGAACTTCCCAATTCGAGTGACTTAAAGTTATATCAACCTTCTCATCTGGTCGTGTCTGAATTTATGCTGACGGATCTCTTTACTGTCCAGAAGGATGATATTGTAGATTTGGTAGCTGAGTTGATGGACTGGAATACGATAAGATATACACCGGTAGAAGACACCAAAGGCAAACTGGTCGGATTGGTAACAGCGAGATTGATACTGAGACATTTACTGAAAAGCAAGAACAGTAAAAAAACAACGCTAGTATCTGAAATTATGCTCAAAAATCCGCATACCGTCACGCAGGATACCAATATTCTGGATGCAATGCGCATCATGAAAGAACATAAAATCGGTTGCCTTCCGGTTGTGAATGGTGAGGAACTCGTTGGGTTGATTTCAGAATCTGAATTCCTTAAAATTACCGCAAGACTCTTGGATAGAACATAA
- a CDS encoding MFS transporter: MPDKQRSLILIILAFINFTHIVDSMLIMPLGDIFISLFKISTSQYSWLVSSYALAAFVSSIAGIFIIDKFDRKSALLFLYTGFSIATFSSALADNYYSLVVIRILTGLFGGMIGALVLSIVSDLFAFKERGKAMGIIFAAFSVASALGIPIGIYLAALSSWHLPFIIIGVMGIIISVIIYFVFPPMKAHIIQHDAGRSKFQNLLDIIADKNQVNALTGAFVLVLAHFMIIPFISPYMIRNVGFTQEQISYQFLLGGIATVFTSPYIGKLTDRFGVMKIFTLMMFLSFGPTIIITHMTRIPIEIALIFTTLFFVFGSGRMISPNTMTTAAAPPSIRGSFMSLKSATQQLAIGISAFLSGSILTIGDDGLYYNYPYVGYLSVVLGLFTIYLISKIRVASGN; the protein is encoded by the coding sequence ATGCCCGATAAACAGAGGTCATTAATTCTCATCATTCTGGCCTTTATTAATTTCACACACATTGTGGACTCGATGCTGATTATGCCATTGGGAGATATTTTTATCAGCCTCTTCAAAATTAGTACTTCTCAATATTCCTGGTTGGTTTCGTCATATGCACTGGCAGCTTTTGTAAGCAGTATTGCAGGTATATTTATCATTGATAAGTTTGACCGGAAAAGCGCTTTATTATTTCTCTATACCGGGTTTTCTATAGCAACATTTTCATCTGCTTTGGCAGATAATTATTACAGTCTGGTGGTAATCCGAATTCTCACAGGCCTTTTTGGCGGTATGATCGGGGCTTTAGTGCTTTCTATCGTCAGCGATTTATTCGCTTTTAAAGAAAGGGGTAAAGCCATGGGTATCATATTTGCTGCTTTTTCTGTTGCTTCGGCCTTAGGTATTCCGATTGGTATATATCTCGCAGCTTTGAGCAGCTGGCATCTTCCCTTTATTATCATTGGAGTGATGGGAATTATTATTTCTGTTATTATTTATTTTGTGTTTCCACCTATGAAAGCACATATCATACAACACGATGCAGGCAGGTCCAAATTTCAGAATCTACTGGATATCATTGCCGACAAAAATCAGGTTAATGCTTTAACAGGTGCCTTTGTCCTTGTGTTGGCGCACTTTATGATTATCCCATTTATATCACCATACATGATCCGAAATGTCGGATTTACACAGGAACAAATATCCTATCAGTTTCTTTTAGGTGGAATTGCAACCGTATTTACTTCTCCATATATCGGAAAACTCACTGATAGATTTGGTGTCATGAAAATATTTACATTAATGATGTTTTTGTCCTTCGGGCCGACCATTATTATTACTCATATGACCAGAATTCCTATTGAAATTGCACTTATTTTTACCACCCTGTTTTTTGTTTTTGGAAGTGGAAGGATGATATCACCCAATACGATGACCACCGCTGCTGCACCGCCCTCTATCAGAGGATCTTTCATGAGTCTGAAGTCGGCTACCCAACAATTGGCTATCGGAATTTCGGCTTTTCTGAGCGGAAGTATTCTTACTATCGGCGACGACGGTCTTTATTATAATTATCCTTACGTAGGTTACCTTTCTGTAGTGCTTGGTCTTTTTACAATTTATTTGATTTCTAAGATAAGAGTGGCTTCGGGTAATTGA